A region from the Methanofollis liminatans DSM 4140 genome encodes:
- the ftsZ gene encoding cell division protein FtsZ, which translates to MKSIVEEALSRAREEFEDIVQPDDELEDLLRDLRTEIVVVGCGGSGSNTMSRIADEGIVGARLIAINTDAQHLIRTKADKRILIGRQRTRGLGAGSIPQIGEEAALENEEQIVGALEGADMVFITSGLGGGTGTGSAPVVAKAAREEGALTIAVVTLPFTSEGSIRMENAEAGLERLRDVADTVIVVPNDRLLEVVPRLPLYAAFKVADEVLMRAVKGITELITVPGLVNLDFADVRTVMERGGVAMIGMGESDSEDKAADSVKKALRSPLLDVDISGATAALVNVVGGPDMTMAEAEGVVQEVYDRIDPSARIIWGAQVDPEMQGRMRTMLVVTGVNSPQIYGRSERASRPKVAKEFDIDFLR; encoded by the coding sequence ATGAAGTCCATTGTTGAAGAGGCATTATCACGGGCACGAGAGGAATTTGAGGATATCGTCCAGCCCGACGACGAGCTTGAGGACCTCCTGCGGGATCTCAGGACCGAGATCGTCGTCGTCGGGTGTGGCGGCAGCGGCTCGAACACGATGTCGCGCATCGCCGATGAGGGCATCGTCGGAGCGCGGCTGATCGCCATCAACACCGACGCCCAGCACCTGATCAGGACGAAAGCCGACAAGCGGATCCTTATCGGACGGCAGCGGACCAGGGGCCTGGGCGCCGGCTCGATCCCCCAGATCGGAGAGGAAGCGGCCCTTGAGAACGAGGAGCAGATCGTCGGCGCCCTCGAGGGGGCCGACATGGTCTTCATCACCTCGGGCCTCGGCGGCGGGACCGGCACCGGATCGGCCCCGGTCGTCGCCAAGGCCGCCCGCGAGGAGGGGGCGCTCACCATCGCCGTCGTTACCCTGCCCTTCACCTCCGAGGGCTCGATCAGGATGGAAAACGCCGAGGCAGGGCTTGAACGCCTGCGCGACGTCGCCGACACCGTGATCGTCGTCCCGAACGACCGCCTGCTCGAAGTGGTGCCCCGCCTGCCCCTGTACGCCGCCTTCAAGGTAGCCGACGAGGTGCTGATGCGGGCCGTGAAGGGGATCACCGAGTTGATCACCGTCCCCGGCCTTGTGAACCTCGACTTTGCCGATGTGCGGACCGTGATGGAGCGCGGCGGGGTCGCCATGATCGGCATGGGAGAGTCCGACTCCGAGGACAAGGCCGCCGACTCGGTGAAGAAAGCCCTGCGGTCTCCTCTTCTCGACGTGGATATCTCGGGCGCCACGGCGGCGCTCGTCAACGTCGTCGGCGGGCCCGACATGACGATGGCCGAAGCCGAAGGGGTCGTGCAGGAGGTCTATGACCGCATCGACCCGTCGGCCAGGATCATCTGGGGCGCACAGGTCGACCCCGAGATGCAGGGACGGATGCGGACGATGCTCGTCGTCACCGGGGTGAACTCCCCGCAGATCTATGGCAGAAGCGAGAGGGCTTCCAGGCCCAAGGTTGCAAAAGAGTTTGATATCGACTTTCTGAGGTGA
- a CDS encoding protein translocase SEC61 complex subunit gamma yields the protein MEINAESIKMTNIHEEFFKKYIRVLKLARTPSREEFQKIALVAAVGVLLIGFIGFIIYEIMLVLPH from the coding sequence ATGGAAATCAATGCCGAATCCATCAAGATGACCAATATCCATGAGGAATTTTTCAAGAAATACATACGTGTCCTGAAGCTGGCCAGGACGCCGAGCCGCGAGGAGTTCCAGAAGATCGCCCTCGTGGCGGCGGTGGGCGTCCTCCTCATCGGGTTCATCGGGTTTATTATCTATGAGATCATGCTTGTGCTGCCGCACTGA
- a CDS encoding transcription elongation factor Spt5 translates to MHMTEETETHIFAVKTTAKQERAVVDGIYHAITVDPSFKVTAVLSPDELKGYVLVETLEPVARIEELIESVPSARTVVPGETSLAEVSHYLVPKPAVAGIDEGTIVELIAGPFKGEKAVVKRIDTSKEEITVELYESMVPIPITVRGDNVRVIDRGET, encoded by the coding sequence ATGCACATGACCGAGGAGACTGAAACCCACATATTTGCCGTCAAGACGACGGCAAAGCAGGAGCGTGCCGTTGTCGACGGGATCTATCACGCGATCACCGTCGACCCGTCGTTCAAGGTCACCGCCGTGCTCTCCCCTGACGAGTTGAAGGGGTACGTGCTGGTCGAGACGCTCGAACCGGTCGCCAGGATCGAGGAACTGATCGAGTCGGTGCCCAGCGCCCGCACGGTGGTGCCGGGCGAAACCTCCCTTGCCGAGGTGAGCCATTACCTGGTGCCGAAGCCCGCGGTCGCAGGGATCGACGAGGGGACGATCGTCGAACTGATTGCAGGGCCGTTCAAAGGCGAAAAGGCCGTCGTAAAACGGATCGATACCTCCAAGGAGGAGATCACCGTCGAGCTCTACGAGTCCATGGTCCCGATCCCGATCACCGTGCGCGGCGACAACGTCCGGGTGATCGACCGGGGCGAAACCTGA
- a CDS encoding 50S ribosomal protein L11 — protein sequence MAETVEVLVPGGKATAGPPIGPALGPLGINVKAVIDEINKKTAEFNGMQVPVTIDVDDKKNFTVTVGIPPTTALIMKEVGIEKGSSEPATQFVGDLPLDAAVRIARMKFDDMLSYRLKTAVKEVVGTCVSVGVTVEGKKPKEMLAAIDAGEFDSVFEA from the coding sequence ATGGCAGAAACGGTCGAGGTATTGGTACCCGGTGGCAAAGCAACTGCAGGCCCGCCTATTGGTCCTGCCCTGGGTCCCCTCGGTATCAACGTAAAAGCGGTCATCGACGAGATCAACAAGAAGACCGCAGAGTTCAACGGCATGCAGGTGCCGGTGACGATCGACGTTGACGATAAGAAGAACTTCACCGTCACGGTGGGGATTCCTCCGACAACGGCGCTCATCATGAAGGAAGTTGGTATCGAAAAGGGGTCCAGCGAGCCAGCCACCCAGTTTGTGGGTGATCTGCCGCTCGATGCCGCTGTCAGAATTGCACGCATGAAGTTTGACGATATGCTCTCCTACCGTCTGAAGACGGCAGTGAAAGAGGTCGTCGGCACCTGCGTCTCCGTCGGCGTAACCGTCGAGGGCAAGAAGCCCAAGGAGATGCTCGCTGCAATCGATGCGGGTGAGTTCGACAGCGTATTCGAGGCCTGA
- a CDS encoding 50S ribosomal protein L1, with protein sequence MVEKEQILKAVKTALDTAPERKFQESVDITINLKNIDLAQPKNRIDETILLPHGVGSAVKVAVLGKGEITTQAKDAGVDLIISPEEIERLGGEPREARKIASEYRFFLAETSVMGQVGRWLGPRLGPRGRMPTPIPTGTDVRPIIERLRSSVKIRSKDKKVFHARVGSTGMAPEQIAENVDAVMKRIESVLEQGSQNIRSVYVKTTMGPAVRLI encoded by the coding sequence ATGGTTGAGAAAGAACAGATACTGAAGGCTGTGAAAACAGCCCTGGACACTGCGCCTGAACGGAAGTTTCAGGAGAGCGTTGATATTACCATCAACCTCAAGAATATCGATCTGGCGCAGCCCAAAAACCGTATTGACGAGACCATCCTCCTCCCCCACGGTGTGGGTTCGGCAGTGAAGGTCGCCGTTCTCGGCAAGGGCGAGATCACCACGCAGGCGAAGGACGCCGGCGTCGATCTGATCATCTCCCCTGAAGAGATCGAGCGGCTGGGCGGCGAACCCCGTGAGGCACGGAAGATCGCATCAGAGTACCGCTTTTTCCTTGCGGAAACAAGCGTGATGGGACAGGTCGGCCGCTGGCTCGGTCCGCGCCTTGGTCCCCGCGGCAGGATGCCGACGCCGATCCCGACGGGAACGGACGTCAGGCCGATCATCGAGCGGCTGCGCTCCTCCGTGAAGATCCGGTCGAAGGACAAGAAGGTCTTCCACGCCCGTGTCGGTTCCACCGGCATGGCCCCGGAGCAGATCGCGGAGAACGTCGACGCCGTCATGAAGAGGATTGAATCGGTGCTCGAGCAGGGTTCGCAGAACATCCGCTCGGTCTACGTGAAGACCACCATGGGCCCCGCAGTGAGGCTGATCTAA
- a CDS encoding 50S ribosomal protein L10, with protein sequence MALYTHHLPAWKRTEVEEIKRHFEEYPVVGLVDMYGIPATQLQQIRENLRGVAYIKMARKTLTRRALDEIGGEAAGMSAHISGQSALIFTSENPFKLYKLLEQTKTKMAAKPGETAPEDIVVAKGPTSFKPGPIVGELQQAGIPAMIEGGKVKIKDTKTVVKRGQVINAKMADVLAKLSIKPMDVGLILKAAYQNGTVFAPETLAIDETVFLGQITLAAQQAFNLSVNAAYPTAQTTGAILAKAVREARSLGIEAGVYEKDIIDAIIGKAYRSSLALKELVE encoded by the coding sequence ATGGCGCTCTACACCCACCACCTGCCCGCATGGAAGCGGACGGAGGTCGAGGAGATCAAGCGGCATTTCGAGGAGTACCCCGTCGTCGGGCTTGTCGATATGTACGGCATCCCGGCAACGCAGCTCCAGCAGATCAGGGAGAACCTCCGCGGCGTCGCCTACATCAAGATGGCACGCAAGACCCTGACGCGCCGTGCGCTTGACGAGATCGGCGGCGAAGCCGCAGGGATGAGCGCACACATCTCCGGTCAGAGCGCACTCATCTTCACGAGCGAGAACCCGTTCAAGCTCTACAAGCTCCTTGAGCAGACGAAGACGAAGATGGCCGCAAAGCCGGGCGAGACTGCACCCGAGGACATCGTCGTCGCCAAGGGGCCGACGAGCTTCAAGCCGGGCCCGATCGTCGGCGAGCTCCAGCAGGCTGGCATTCCCGCCATGATCGAGGGCGGGAAGGTCAAGATCAAGGACACGAAGACGGTCGTGAAGAGGGGCCAGGTCATCAACGCAAAGATGGCCGACGTGCTCGCGAAACTCAGCATCAAGCCGATGGACGTCGGCCTGATCCTGAAGGCGGCATACCAGAACGGTACCGTGTTCGCACCTGAGACCCTCGCAATCGACGAGACCGTCTTCCTTGGCCAGATCACGCTCGCGGCCCAGCAGGCATTCAACCTGTCGGTGAACGCGGCGTACCCGACTGCACAGACGACGGGTGCCATCCTCGCAAAGGCCGTCCGCGAAGCCCGCAGCCTCGGTATCGAGGCCGGTGTCTACGAGAAGGACATCATCGATGCGATCATTGGAAAGGCGTACAGATCATCGCTTGCCCTGAAAGAACTGGTAGAATAA
- the rpl12p gene encoding 50S ribosomal protein P1 translates to MEYIYAALLLHNAGKDINEENVKAVLSAAGTAADDARVKALVAALDGVDIEDAISKAAAAPVAVAAAPAAAAPAAAVEEEAEEEEEKEDEEGGMAGLGALFG, encoded by the coding sequence ATGGAATACATCTACGCTGCACTGCTCCTGCACAACGCAGGCAAGGACATCAACGAAGAGAATGTGAAGGCTGTTCTCTCCGCTGCCGGTACCGCCGCTGACGACGCCCGTGTGAAGGCCCTGGTGGCCGCACTCGACGGTGTGGACATCGAGGACGCGATCAGCAAGGCCGCCGCTGCGCCGGTCGCCGTCGCTGCCGCCCCCGCCGCCGCTGCACCCGCCGCAGCCGTCGAAGAGGAAGCGGAAGAGGAAGAAGAGAAGGAAGACGAGGAAGGCGGCATGGCCGGCCTCGGCGCTCTCTTCGGCTAA
- a CDS encoding symporter small accessory protein: MFGISDPMIWIGYLLALGFALACVVYGLINWNNGCEEEQNGG; the protein is encoded by the coding sequence ATGTTCGGCATATCCGACCCCATGATCTGGATTGGTTATCTGCTTGCACTGGGCTTCGCCCTTGCATGCGTAGTGTACGGCCTCATCAACTGGAACAACGGCTGCGAGGAGGAGCAGAATGGCGGTTAA
- a CDS encoding sodium:solute symporter family protein → MAVNTATFAAVTLIYLAAIIGLGYMGYRQTRGHDDYMVAGRRIHPVVLALSYGATFISTSAIIGFGGVAAQLGMGLIWLTVLNIGVGILLAFIVFGKKTRELGQRLNAVTFPDLMGRCYDSPLLQYVTGIVIVVGMPLYTAAILIGGAQFITSTLLIPYDTALLAFAAIVAAYVILGGLIAVMYTDALQGGIMLVGMSILIVLTYVSLGGISAANRALEAMNPLVPGSLAATGMTGWTSMPSLGSPIWYTLVTTLVLGVGIGVLAQPQLAVRFMTVRDSRALNRAVLIGGPFILMMTGVAFTVGALTNVWFYQTSGQIAVEAATAGNIDTIIPNFINASMPDLFVTIFMLSLLAAAMSTLSSLFHTMGTSLGFDIWRTWRGRKASMVGVQAGTMVMIVFSVLLAYVMPGSIIARATAMFMGLCASAFLPAYAHALYAKRPSKTAATWSILAGTLVWFFWTVFVHVKESGAIGLSNAIFGVPSILPMPWPVVDPLMIALPVSALALCAGVVWSRRAAA, encoded by the coding sequence ATGGCGGTTAACACCGCGACCTTCGCCGCCGTGACCCTGATCTATCTGGCGGCGATCATCGGCCTGGGTTATATGGGCTACCGGCAGACAAGAGGGCACGACGATTACATGGTGGCTGGCAGACGGATCCACCCGGTGGTCCTCGCCCTCTCGTACGGCGCCACCTTCATCTCCACCTCGGCGATCATCGGATTCGGCGGCGTCGCCGCCCAGCTCGGCATGGGGCTGATATGGCTGACCGTGCTGAACATCGGGGTGGGGATCCTGCTCGCATTCATCGTCTTCGGGAAAAAGACGCGCGAACTCGGGCAGCGTCTCAACGCCGTCACCTTTCCCGACCTGATGGGCCGGTGCTACGACTCGCCCCTCCTGCAGTACGTCACCGGCATCGTCATCGTCGTGGGCATGCCCCTCTATACGGCGGCGATCCTCATCGGCGGGGCGCAGTTCATCACCAGCACGCTGCTCATCCCTTACGACACGGCACTCCTTGCGTTTGCCGCCATCGTCGCCGCCTACGTGATCCTGGGCGGGCTGATCGCCGTGATGTACACCGACGCCCTGCAGGGCGGGATCATGCTCGTGGGGATGAGCATCCTGATCGTCCTCACCTACGTCTCCCTCGGAGGCATATCAGCGGCGAACCGGGCACTGGAGGCGATGAACCCCCTGGTCCCGGGGAGCCTTGCGGCCACGGGAATGACCGGCTGGACTTCGATGCCCTCCCTCGGATCGCCGATCTGGTATACCCTGGTCACCACCCTGGTGCTGGGCGTGGGGATCGGCGTCCTCGCCCAGCCCCAGCTCGCCGTGCGGTTCATGACCGTCAGGGACAGCCGGGCGCTGAATAGGGCCGTCCTGATCGGCGGGCCGTTCATCCTGATGATGACCGGCGTCGCCTTCACCGTCGGCGCCCTCACCAACGTCTGGTTCTACCAGACCTCCGGGCAGATCGCCGTGGAAGCGGCGACCGCCGGCAATATCGACACGATCATCCCGAATTTCATCAACGCCAGCATGCCGGACCTCTTCGTCACCATCTTCATGCTCTCCCTTCTCGCCGCCGCCATGTCCACCCTGAGTTCCCTCTTCCACACGATGGGCACCTCCCTGGGCTTCGACATCTGGCGGACCTGGCGCGGGCGGAAGGCCTCTATGGTGGGAGTGCAGGCCGGGACGATGGTGATGATCGTCTTCTCCGTCCTGCTCGCATACGTGATGCCCGGCAGCATCATCGCACGGGCGACGGCAATGTTCATGGGCCTCTGCGCCTCTGCATTCCTGCCGGCGTACGCCCATGCCCTCTATGCAAAACGCCCCTCTAAAACGGCGGCGACGTGGAGCATCCTCGCCGGGACGCTGGTCTGGTTCTTCTGGACGGTGTTCGTCCACGTAAAGGAGTCAGGGGCGATCGGGCTTTCGAACGCCATCTTCGGCGTGCCTTCCATCCTCCCGATGCCGTGGCCGGTGGTGGATCCCCTGATGATCGCCCTCCCGGTGTCGGCGCTTGCCCTGTGCGCCGGGGTCGTCTGGTCGAGGCGGGCGGCGGCCTGA
- a CDS encoding M24 family metallopeptidase, with protein MHTTDGIVPAGELRDRMARFRARMDADHPEWELAVFFGRINLYYFTGTMQDGVLLIPRDGDTVFRVRRSYERACDESLFPEIRPMGSFRDAAGDLEHPVRSVHLETEVVPLALLERFRKYFPFDQARSLDLQAAKVRAVKSAYELACMEQAGEIHRRVLEERVPALLQEGMSEMAFISAFYSVMIEEGHQGVVRFGSFGTEIGIGQIGFGESSLYPTCFDGPGGNRGMCPAIPLLGSRERRLKKGDLVFVDAGCGVAGYHTDKTMTYMFGAPLPDDAIEAHRRCVEIQHRIARMMRPGAVPSAIYDTVMADLEPEFLENFMGFGTRRVKFLGHGIGLQIDEIPVIARGFDEPLQEHMVLALEPKKGIAGVGMVGIENTFVVTPAGGRCITGDHPGLMPVY; from the coding sequence ATGCACACGACCGACGGCATAGTCCCGGCAGGTGAACTCCGGGATCGTATGGCCCGGTTCAGGGCCAGGATGGATGCGGATCATCCTGAATGGGAACTCGCCGTCTTTTTCGGCAGGATCAACCTCTACTATTTCACCGGCACCATGCAGGACGGCGTCCTGCTGATTCCCCGCGACGGCGATACGGTCTTCCGGGTGCGCCGGAGTTACGAGCGGGCCTGCGACGAGTCTCTCTTCCCCGAAATCAGGCCGATGGGCAGCTTCCGCGATGCCGCGGGCGACCTTGAACACCCGGTCAGGAGCGTACACCTGGAGACGGAAGTGGTGCCGCTCGCGCTGCTGGAGAGGTTCAGGAAATATTTCCCCTTTGACCAGGCGCGATCCCTCGACCTGCAGGCGGCGAAGGTCAGGGCAGTCAAAAGCGCCTACGAACTGGCGTGCATGGAGCAGGCCGGCGAGATTCACCGCCGCGTCCTTGAAGAGCGGGTGCCCGCTCTCCTGCAGGAGGGGATGAGCGAGATGGCATTCATCAGCGCCTTCTATTCGGTCATGATCGAGGAGGGACACCAGGGTGTCGTGCGGTTCGGCTCCTTCGGCACCGAGATCGGGATCGGGCAGATCGGTTTTGGCGAGAGTTCTCTCTACCCCACCTGTTTCGACGGCCCGGGCGGCAATCGCGGCATGTGTCCGGCTATTCCCCTCCTCGGGAGCCGTGAGAGACGGTTGAAGAAAGGCGACCTCGTCTTTGTGGATGCCGGATGCGGTGTTGCAGGCTATCACACCGACAAGACCATGACCTATATGTTCGGCGCCCCGCTCCCTGACGACGCTATCGAGGCCCACCGCAGGTGCGTGGAGATCCAGCACCGGATCGCCAGGATGATGCGGCCCGGGGCGGTGCCGTCTGCGATCTACGACACCGTGATGGCGGATCTGGAGCCGGAATTTCTTGAGAACTTTATGGGCTTTGGAACCCGGCGGGTGAAATTCCTGGGCCATGGCATCGGCCTCCAGATCGACGAGATCCCGGTGATCGCACGGGGATTCGACGAACCCCTGCAGGAGCACATGGTCCTTGCCCTCGAACCCAAGAAGGGGATCGCGGGCGTCGGCATGGTCGGGATCGAGAACACGTTTGTGGTGACGCCCGCAGGGGGCCGGTGCATCACCGGCGACCATCCCGGGCTGATGCCGGTCTACTGA
- a CDS encoding PAS domain-containing protein: MNCLELSEKTESDISIFELFNEMNDGIVIQEINGKFVWANEAMGEIIGIPHSMIVGMDAVDFFSVYFSPVQQNQKVFINLLKNTFKYNLSLNHVLCNLRDSPGRLFEYSTRVMTTHMTSGLRMNIFRISGGSTSAVSAAGYISSTWN, from the coding sequence ATGAATTGTCTGGAACTGTCTGAAAAAACAGAGAGTGATATTTCTATTTTTGAACTGTTCAATGAGATGAACGACGGTATCGTGATACAGGAAATAAATGGAAAGTTTGTGTGGGCCAACGAGGCAATGGGTGAGATCATCGGCATCCCGCATTCCATGATCGTCGGTATGGACGCGGTTGATTTTTTCAGCGTATATTTCTCGCCGGTGCAGCAGAACCAGAAAGTCTTCATCAACCTTCTTAAAAATACGTTTAAATATAATTTGAGCCTGAATCATGTTCTTTGCAACCTGAGAGACTCTCCTGGCAGACTTTTTGAATACTCCACCCGGGTTATGACCACTCACATGACCTCTGGCCTTAGAATGAATATCTTCAGGATCAGTGGCGGGTCAACGTCTGCTGTTTCAGCGGCTGGATACATCTCTTCAACCTGGAATTAG
- a CDS encoding nitrogen regulation protein NR(II), with product MAQVCPEYVGIGLSPFYDLFDELGEGICIHDGEGAILWSNRRLEDLARCPAGSLAGTDAALFISSCFLPVRQKREIFEGLLRTTFLNGLQIRGLRCSLEGATGRQIEYSSHVMGRGPFAGLRLDRFREV from the coding sequence ATGGCTCAGGTATGTCCGGAATATGTCGGCATCGGTCTTTCGCCTTTTTATGACCTGTTTGACGAACTCGGCGAGGGGATTTGCATCCACGACGGGGAGGGGGCGATCCTCTGGTCGAACAGGCGTCTTGAAGACCTTGCCCGATGCCCCGCGGGCTCGCTCGCCGGCACCGATGCCGCCCTCTTCATCTCGTCTTGCTTTCTGCCGGTGCGCCAGAAGAGAGAGATCTTTGAGGGGTTGCTCAGGACCACTTTTCTCAACGGCCTGCAGATCAGGGGATTGCGGTGCTCCCTGGAAGGGGCAACTGGGCGGCAGATCGAATATTCGAGCCATGTGATGGGGAGGGGGCCGTTCGCAGGGCTGAGGCTCGACCGCTTCAGGGAGGTGTGA
- a CDS encoding sensor histidine kinase, with amino-acid sequence MKINDVGEALESVCLPLMVLGREGRLVQTNASFRAAFCRGSDPGACRLGEIGGGILSDQAIAEFIDDIRARGSALSRITTGNQTFEAWGSLLSGGDEERLLIALSNVSERPSEEDRAERLNRQLGIVLDILRSTTSSSSLHDTLTAVVQKTVELLDFDAGAIYLSDKKRVSANLRARYGLYTLYFPESVDLAIAAPEMLAVFHQGRPDYSEAYLEVAHEEGELGVYSRAIVPVSVPDGTVLGALAIASSDFHCFTPIEQESLETIGREVGGVIHKAALAEELAAAKAEAEFYLDVMIHDINNANNVAMGYLDLLREEISGEQRTFADRCLQGIRQSSGIIEEVRILRTCRGGGPTLIPVSLDRVIATAIAQMPGVAIAYDGTDATVLADDLLGQVFVNLIGNSVKFGGPDVSITVSVRDEDEAVGICIADNGPGVPDHQKEKVFERFFRSDPSKPGRGMGLFIAAMLAKRYGGAIRVGDRVPGRSEEGAAFCFTLKKVVP; translated from the coding sequence TTGAAGATAAACGACGTCGGCGAGGCTCTGGAGTCGGTGTGTCTCCCCCTGATGGTGCTGGGCCGGGAAGGACGCCTCGTCCAGACGAACGCCAGTTTCAGGGCTGCATTTTGCAGGGGTTCCGATCCCGGCGCCTGCCGTCTCGGAGAGATCGGAGGCGGAATTCTTTCAGATCAGGCGATCGCAGAATTTATCGACGATATTCGCGCTCGCGGCTCAGCTCTGAGCCGCATCACCACCGGAAACCAGACCTTCGAGGCATGGGGAAGCCTGCTGAGCGGGGGAGATGAGGAAAGGCTGCTGATAGCCCTTTCGAACGTCAGCGAACGCCCGTCTGAAGAGGATCGCGCCGAGCGGCTCAACCGTCAGCTCGGGATCGTCCTCGACATCCTCAGGTCGACCACATCTTCCTCATCCCTCCACGACACCCTGACGGCGGTCGTACAAAAGACGGTGGAACTGCTGGACTTCGACGCAGGGGCCATCTATCTCTCAGACAAAAAAAGAGTTTCCGCCAACCTCAGGGCCAGATATGGCCTGTATACCCTGTACTTCCCGGAATCCGTCGATCTGGCGATAGCGGCCCCGGAGATGCTGGCGGTCTTTCATCAGGGACGCCCCGACTACAGCGAGGCTTATCTCGAGGTCGCCCACGAAGAGGGAGAACTCGGCGTCTATTCCCGCGCCATCGTCCCGGTCAGCGTTCCCGACGGCACGGTCCTCGGCGCCCTCGCCATCGCAAGCTCTGACTTCCACTGCTTCACCCCGATCGAGCAGGAGAGCCTCGAAACGATCGGCCGCGAGGTCGGCGGCGTCATCCACAAGGCCGCCCTTGCCGAGGAACTCGCCGCTGCAAAGGCCGAAGCCGAGTTCTACCTCGACGTGATGATCCACGACATCAACAATGCAAACAACGTGGCAATGGGATATCTCGACCTCCTCAGGGAAGAGATCTCAGGAGAACAGCGCACCTTCGCCGACCGGTGCCTGCAGGGGATCAGGCAGAGCAGCGGGATCATCGAGGAGGTGAGGATCCTCAGGACATGCAGGGGCGGGGGGCCCACCCTGATCCCGGTCTCGCTGGACCGGGTGATCGCGACGGCGATCGCACAGATGCCCGGTGTTGCGATCGCCTACGACGGGACCGACGCCACCGTGCTCGCCGACGATCTCCTCGGCCAGGTCTTCGTCAACCTCATCGGAAACAGCGTCAAGTTCGGCGGCCCCGACGTCTCGATCACGGTCTCGGTCAGAGACGAGGACGAGGCGGTCGGCATCTGCATCGCCGATAACGGCCCAGGGGTCCCGGATCACCAGAAAGAAAAAGTATTCGAGCGCTTTTTCCGGAGCGATCCCTCGAAGCCCGGGCGGGGCATGGGCCTCTTCATCGCCGCCATGCTGGCAAAGCGCTACGGCGGGGCGATCCGGGTGGGAGACCGGGTACCGGGTCGGTCAGAAGAGGGCGCCGCATTTTGTTTCACCCTGAAAAAGGTCGTTCCCTGA
- a CDS encoding STAS domain-containing protein, with translation MEDQRVAITERPAGDTSVISIVGRLDATSSAAASLALEQSISQGKHAIILDLSDLAYTSSSGLRVFLVALKQMRKAGGEVLIARPTPHVMEVFAIAGFDRIIPIYESVDEALAAAEKA, from the coding sequence ATGGAAGATCAACGTGTGGCGATCACAGAACGCCCTGCAGGGGATACCTCCGTCATCTCCATCGTGGGGAGACTCGATGCCACCTCGTCGGCGGCGGCGTCTCTCGCTCTTGAGCAGAGCATCTCGCAGGGAAAACATGCGATCATCCTTGACCTCTCGGATCTCGCCTATACCAGCTCCTCCGGCCTGCGGGTGTTTCTTGTGGCGCTCAAGCAGATGCGCAAGGCCGGAGGGGAGGTGCTGATCGCCCGCCCGACCCCGCACGTGATGGAGGTCTTTGCGATCGCCGGCTTCGACCGGATCATTCCCATCTACGAGAGCGTCGACGAAGCGCTTGCCGCAGCAGAAAAAGCATGA